ACAAGACGGCATACAAGGACCTGCGGGTCAGGATGGTACAGATGGAACCGGTATAAATGAAATTTTCATGGTAGGTGACTCACTTTTAATTGTATTAACAAGTGGAGACACATTAAATGCAGGAAGTTTACCTTCCACCGGGCAAGGGCAGGCATTACAAGCAGGATCCACTCCCGGTGACCTGTTAATATGGGATGGCCAGGACTGGTCATTGATTCCGGTTGGAAGTCCGGGACAATCATTTCAAATCGGGACTAATGGCCTTCCACAATGGGCAGGTGGTGGATATGCAACTGTTATAACAGACAGTGTTAATAATATTACACCCATTGCTGCAACTGTTTTTGCTGAAATTACAGCTGACGGAGGTTCCGCAATTACTGAAAGAGGTTTTGTGTATAGTACTTCACCTGCTCCTAACCTAACAGATAGTGTGGTAGTTTCCGGGAGTGGAACGGGCAATTTTTCTGAAACGCTCAGCGGACTTGAAATTGGTCAAACATATTTTGTAAGAGCTTATGCTACTAATGATGCAGGAACAGTTTTTGGCAATCAGATTTCTTTCCAGACACTATCTACATTTACCTTAGGCAGTATCGGTCCGGCAGGAGGGTTCATATTTTATGATAAAGGTGAATATAGTGATGGATGGAGATATATGGAGGCTGCTCCAACGGATCAATCTACAGGAATTAACTGGGGATGCAGCGGTACGCTTATTCCGGGAAGTTTACCTTCAGCAATTGGATTTGGTCCTGCTAATACTCAGGCTATCATCGGAACTTGTACTTCTGTTAATATTGCTGCAAGACGTTGTTCTGACCTAATCATAAACGGATATGATGACTGGTTTTTACCTTCCAGAATGGAGCTGCAACTTATGTATCAAAACCTGAATCTTGCTGCTGCTTCTTTCAACACTATAAGTGCATATTGGAGTTCTACACAAAACAACAACATAAGC
This sequence is a window from Chitinophagaceae bacterium. Protein-coding genes within it:
- a CDS encoding DUF1566 domain-containing protein, with protein sequence MKNHFIILFLISLFFVLDLSANAPYQMSYQAVIRDQHNALITNSQIGVKVSVLQGSETGVAVYTETHTTTTNANGLMTIRIGNGMPVMGTFENINWSDGPYFLQTETDINGGTNYSITALNQLLSVPYALYALESGTPGPEGPAGQDGVPGQDGTPGEDGVSVTGASVTNGELILTLSNQQTINAGQVTGPQGPQGPAGQNGSPGNDGVSVTNASIVNNELVITLSNSQVINVGNVVGPAGPAGQDGAQGPAGQDGQDGIQGPAGQDGTDGTGINEIFMVGDSLLIVLTSGDTLNAGSLPSTGQGQALQAGSTPGDLLIWDGQDWSLIPVGSPGQSFQIGTNGLPQWAGGGYATVITDSVNNITPIAATVFAEITADGGSAITERGFVYSTSPAPNLTDSVVVSGSGTGNFSETLSGLEIGQTYFVRAYATNDAGTVFGNQISFQTLSTFTLGSIGPAGGFIFYDKGEYSDGWRYMEAAPTDQSTGINWGCSGTLIPGSLPSAIGFGPANTQAIIGTCTSVNIAARRCSDLIINGYDDWFLPSRMELQLMYQNLNLAAASFNTISAYWSSTQNNNISAQAVSFSTGNTINQNKVVDYRVRAARRF